In Aerosakkonema funiforme FACHB-1375, a single window of DNA contains:
- a CDS encoding cupin domain-containing protein produces MPQLIEKPTRIQAAGNKPKLIDEYIGRANSQTEAVSIAHMRSPSGWIEPGQRPEFDEFTVVLTGMLRVEYEGGQVDVRAGQAVIVRKGEWVRYSTPTAEGAEYIAICLPAFSPDTVHRESV; encoded by the coding sequence ATGCCCCAATTAATTGAAAAACCCACCCGCATTCAAGCAGCAGGAAATAAGCCCAAACTGATCGACGAGTATATCGGTCGCGCTAACAGCCAAACTGAAGCTGTCAGCATTGCCCATATGCGTTCACCTAGCGGCTGGATAGAACCGGGTCAGCGTCCGGAGTTCGACGAGTTTACGGTTGTACTCACAGGTATGCTGCGAGTGGAATACGAGGGCGGTCAGGTGGATGTTCGAGCGGGACAAGCTGTGATTGTACGTAAGGGAGAATGGGTCCGCTACAGCACCCCCACCGCAGAGGGAGCCGAATATATTGCTATCTGCTTACCAGCTTTTTCTCCCGATACGGTACATCGGGAATCTGTTTAA
- a CDS encoding GAF domain-containing sensor histidine kinase yields the protein MSLQHVSITASEPCQTLQVQEQKITEVSSRAVAFWQSQKKPQHLLANIPGLTYQFLLRRDGSLSFLFLSPSFQEFFEIESPDMEMDTETLISMLHPDDREDFFNSIAEAGGMLRSWRWAGRFILPSGQVKWIQWDAQPSLQANGNIFWNGLLVDVTSHQQLNAEVERLSFLLGLTDRLQSSTDLQEIAEFALGYLVCVTNCAFGDVKVIRDLNETYQACTLTNYVSAEFVAAYGKTAVAEMEAALQRGVPRGQGLLWQVVETGQPLFIEDYANHPNAVPALRHSAIGELGIFPIPATDGTVIGVLTLESRNLRQLQDTLQKDLLLAACRILGVRIERAKAQECLQRTNTELQSTSQLLRQQTQELEKTLQELQQAHIQLVQSEKMSSLGQLVAGVAHEINNPVSFIHRNIDHADKYFQNMLSLLQLYEQHYPQPVPEIKLAIEEIDFDFLREDLPKLICSIKVGAERIRDIVCSLRNFSRIDRAERKAVDIHEGIDNTLVLLNNRLRAQQGRPEIQVLKEYGDIPPVECYPGELNQVFMNIIANAIDALSEVEEQGGNSQRSIAECQLPTIWIRTEVIDSSRIVIRIADNGPGIPESLQLRIFDPFFTTKPVGKGTGLGLSISYRIITEQHRGLLKCISAPGQGTEFAIVLPQTLSDRNAVATVKTAYLDDGNSANT from the coding sequence ATGAGTCTTCAACACGTCAGTATTACCGCTTCAGAGCCTTGTCAGACATTACAAGTACAAGAGCAAAAAATCACAGAGGTATCTTCAAGGGCAGTTGCCTTCTGGCAGAGCCAAAAAAAGCCTCAGCATTTGTTGGCTAATATACCGGGGCTAACTTATCAATTTTTACTTCGTAGAGATGGTTCCCTTAGTTTTCTATTCCTCAGTCCCAGTTTTCAGGAATTTTTTGAGATAGAGTCACCAGATATGGAAATGGATACGGAAACCCTCATTTCCATGCTGCATCCAGATGACCGAGAGGATTTTTTCAACTCTATAGCCGAAGCAGGCGGAATGTTGCGATCGTGGAGGTGGGCAGGACGTTTTATTTTGCCATCAGGACAAGTTAAATGGATTCAGTGGGATGCACAACCTTCGTTACAGGCGAATGGAAATATTTTCTGGAATGGGTTGTTGGTAGATGTAACAAGTCACCAGCAGTTGAATGCGGAAGTCGAACGACTTTCTTTCTTGCTCGGTTTGACCGATCGCTTACAAAGCTCTACAGACTTACAAGAAATTGCTGAGTTTGCTCTCGGTTACCTTGTCTGCGTTACAAACTGTGCCTTTGGAGATGTCAAAGTAATTCGCGACTTAAATGAAACTTATCAAGCTTGTACTCTCACCAACTACGTATCTGCCGAATTTGTAGCAGCTTATGGCAAGACAGCAGTAGCAGAAATGGAAGCAGCTTTGCAACGAGGTGTACCCAGAGGTCAAGGACTGCTTTGGCAAGTGGTAGAAACAGGTCAACCATTATTTATCGAGGATTATGCCAATCATCCCAATGCAGTACCGGCATTGCGTCATTCGGCAATTGGTGAACTCGGCATTTTTCCGATTCCGGCTACAGATGGTACGGTTATAGGTGTACTCACTTTAGAGTCTCGTAATTTGCGCCAACTTCAGGATACTTTGCAAAAAGATTTACTCTTAGCTGCTTGTCGTATTTTGGGAGTTCGGATCGAACGGGCAAAGGCGCAAGAGTGTCTGCAAAGAACGAATACTGAGTTGCAATCGACTTCTCAACTATTGAGACAGCAAACCCAAGAGTTAGAGAAAACACTACAAGAACTGCAACAGGCTCACATCCAACTTGTTCAAAGCGAAAAAATGTCTAGCTTGGGTCAGCTAGTTGCTGGTGTTGCCCACGAAATTAACAACCCAGTCAGTTTCATCCACCGAAATATCGACCATGCAGATAAATATTTTCAAAATATGTTAAGTTTGCTGCAACTCTACGAACAGCATTATCCCCAACCTGTGCCTGAAATTAAATTGGCAATAGAAGAAATCGACTTCGATTTTTTAAGAGAAGATTTACCCAAACTAATCTGTTCTATAAAAGTAGGAGCGGAGCGCATTCGCGATATTGTCTGCTCTCTACGTAATTTTTCTCGTATAGATCGGGCGGAAAGGAAGGCTGTAGACATTCACGAAGGCATCGATAACACTTTGGTTCTTTTGAACAATCGGCTAAGGGCACAGCAGGGTCGTCCTGAAATTCAGGTGTTGAAAGAATATGGCGATATACCTCCGGTCGAGTGTTACCCAGGAGAACTCAATCAGGTATTTATGAACATTATTGCTAATGCTATTGATGCTTTGTCAGAGGTGGAAGAGCAAGGGGGAAATTCCCAAAGATCGATCGCCGAGTGCCAATTACCTACGATTTGGATTCGTACCGAAGTAATCGATAGTTCGAGGATTGTAATTAGGATTGCAGATAATGGCCCAGGTATACCAGAATCGTTGCAGTTGCGTATATTCGATCCTTTTTTTACAACAAAACCTGTTGGTAAAGGGACTGGCTTGGGACTATCGATTTCCTATCGGATTATCACCGAACAACACAGGGGTTTGTTAAAGTGTATTTCCGCTCCGGGACAGGGAACAGAATTTGCGATCGTGCTACCGCAGACACTAAGCGATCGAAATGCTGTTGCTACTGTCAAAACAGCATATTTAGATGACGGGAATTCAGCAAATACTTGA